A region of the Dasypus novemcinctus isolate mDasNov1 chromosome X, mDasNov1.1.hap2, whole genome shotgun sequence genome:
gggaggggaaataaaataatacagacccagaaaaacacacagtgaatagacagagagcagacagcatgtaaAAATGCCACAAGTGGGtgtgattaaaaacaacaacaacaaaaaaaaacggGAATAGGCACAGAAGATGCTATTCAAAACGTATGACAAATTTCAGAGCCAATGGACAGAAGATCACTATAGCAAAATCAGGAGGCTGCCTCAAAATCAATAATTAATTAATAATGGAAAATGTAGGACTCACACCAGCAAAAATATCCAAAACATAtctaaaaagaaatctaaaaacaaTGTATCAGATCTTTGCAGAGGAAACTATAAAAATTTACTGATAGAATAAGGTAAAAGTCCCAAGTAGAGCACTATACTAGGATTATTCATGGGACAAACAAGATAATactccataatttattcctcatttaattcttatttaCACACTTAACGCGTTACCCATAGCTGCCAAGGCGACCAACAAACCCGGGCTGCTATTTCCGTGCCCAAAATCAATCTTAGCAAAACAGAAGAAGGAATACAAAGCGCAATATCAAAAGCAACAGCAACAAATCAAAAATAACACCCCCCTGAGGGACCTTACCTTTGTGTTCAACTAGCACTTGTGCGGGGAAGGTGGAGGATGCCCTCAGTTCAGACACGTCTGTAGCCTGCAGTAGAAGGCAGATGACATGGCCGGTTGGAGGACGACTTTCTAAGTTGTGCCCTCGTTTGCCCCAGTGTTCTCAGAAAAACTTCAACTCCACTGCAGAAAGCACCGCAGACCACAAGTGCCAGTACCATGGGCAATACCAGGACAGCACAAAAGCCTGAATCACTTACTCTGACTCAGGAATTGTGCTCCTAACTAAAGACAAGCTCTTTGGTGGGTGACCCTGGCCTTTTACTGTCATTCTACTAGAACAGAAGGAACGTGCTAAAACAGAATGGTAAGGATCACAGTGAGTCCTACACACTAAGGGGATGAGCTCGTCCTTTGAACGTGTGAGGACTGCCCCTGGTGTCAGCAGAAGGAGTCCCCAGATGCAGCGTTCAAGCCAAGAACTCTGAGTTTCTACTTGGGGTCTCTAGGGCCCTTGCCTAGGTTGGGGATGACCTCGGACCAGGAAAGGCAGAACTCTCAGGCCCTGCCAGCTGTCAGTGTGAGGTCCTTCTACACCCCAGAAGGGAGGAGGCCCCACAAAGTCTGCTGTACAGGGGCACCTACACTTCTCCAGCAGGAGTCTCAAGAAGTCCGGGACTTTGATCTGAGGGGCAGCAAGTCAACCTGAGAACGGGTGAGCCAGGACTGAGGGCCTCCCCCACACCCCACAGTGCAGGACGCCCCAGAGAGCCCCGCCCGACTGTCCTGTCTGCGGTGCCCCGGGCACAGCTGCTGAGCGCAGGCTCCCATTTCTCCCCCGGGGTGTCTCCGGAAGTGAGGGCTTTGCTGGCTGCCTCGGGTCAGCAGCCGGACAAAGCCCAGGCCGGGCCAGTAGCGCAGGAAAGACCCATCTGCGAGTTGTGCCAGCAGCCCAGCCCGCACCACCTCAGGACTGGGCTTTGTGCGAGCAGCCCCGCCTGCACCACCTCAGGGCTGGGCGTTGTGCGAGCAGCCCCGCCTGCACCACCTCAGGGGGCGGCAGGGCGCCTGGCCCCTGCCCGCagccccaggagcccccaggCGGGGGCCGGAAGCGGCTCAGCGGGACTTCCGCCGGGCGGCTGTGGGCGTCGACGCCTGCTGAGGGGTGCGGCCTCGGCTCCACAGAGGGAGGAGTCCCAGCACAGGGCAGGTGCGGGGGACTAGCCTGAGGGAGAGGCACCGAGGTAGGCCTGGCCCAAGACCCGAGGCCCCGGAGGCCCCGCAGGCCCCGCAGGCCCCGCGCCGCGGCCCTCTGCTGCCGCTGGCTCAGGCCTGACTTCGGCCAAAGACCGTCGGTTCTTCCTCGGGGTCTCAGGGAATAAAGTTCTGGCTCTCAAAGTACTGCACTCGGGTCGGGAGGGCAGCTCCCCCGACGGAGGGCCCCGGGAGAGGGCAGGGGCCGAGGGGACTCTCCTGAGCTACAGCCGCCGAGGTGGGGCCCACTCAAGACCTGAGGCCCGCAGCCCCGCGCGCCCCTCTCTGCCGTGTCCCCACTCCCCCGCAGGGAGGGCTGTTCTGCCCCATGGCCCCTCACATCCGCATCCGCCCCTGGGTCTCAGGAATAAAGGTTTCTGTCCGAGGTAGTAGACTCCGGTCCTCAGAAGACATCCCAGATGGAGCTGAGGAGGGGACCCCGAgtgaagggggggggggcgccaaGCCCCGCCGCAGGGCTGGGGCGGCCCTGGGAGGCCCAGGCAGGCTGAGCTGGGCCCGCTGCTGCACCCAGAGATCCAGGGAGGTGGGGCCCTCGCTCTAAGGGTGCCCCTGCCGCGGTGTGGGCTGAGCTGCCTCTTGGCTTCCGCCTGGCGTGCTCCAAGGAGACGTGGAGATGTCAGCATCCGAGCAGCAGAGGGGAAGGGTCCCCGATCCCGCCGACACTCGAGAGGATGGGCCTGTCCGGGGCACCAGAGGCCCTCCGCACACGCGCATGCACACGCACCCTGCAGCTCAGCAGAGAGGGCCTGGCCAGACCCTTGCTGTCACCTGCTGGCAGGCTGCAGCCTGAGACAGACTCCAATTCCTTCCACAGGGTCCTCAGGGGACAGGCGGATCAGCACAGCAGCCTCGTGCGTTCCTAGAGCCGTGACCTCAAGGAACCTCGAGGTTCGTTTCCATACAGGCCAGGAGCTTATCTTCCTCCCGACCGTGAGCACGTGCCTCACCCGCCCTGGCACAGTGGGCGCACAGCCCCTGCCCTACCCTCCAGCCCACATTCCTGCCTCTTCTCCCAGCAGGTCCACCATGCCTCGCGGCCAGAAGAGTAAGCTCCGTGCCCGTGAGAAACGCCGCCAGGCCCACGGTGAGACCCCGGGTCTCCAGGCCGCTCAGGCCCCTGCAGCCGAGGAGGAGGCATCcactcccccctcctctcctccttctgggggTACTCCCCAGAGCTCCCCTGCTGCTGGCAGGCCCCCATCTCCTACcactcccccctcctctcctccttctgggggTACTCCCCAGAGCTCCCCTGCTGCTGGCAGGCCCCAGGGGCCTCACAGGTCCCCATCTCCCACCACTCCCACTAAAGCTTTTGCTAGCCTAAGAGTCGATGATGGTGCCAGGTGCCCTGAGGAGACACACCCAGGTCCCTCTCAGGCCGCGGGCCCCATGGAGAGCTACCGCAGAGATCCTCTAACCAGGAAGGCGAATATGTTGGTGGACTTCCTGACCGAGAAGTTTAAAACCAATGAGCCCATCAGCAAGGCAGCCATGCTGAAGATTGTCAACAGGAAGTACAAGgatcaattccctgagatcctcCGGAGAGTGTGTGAGCGCATGGAGCTTGTGTTTGGCCTTGAACTGAAGGAAGTGGACCCCAGTGGTCAGTCCTATTCGCTCGTCAGCAAATTGGACCTCACCACTGAGGGCAGTCTGGGTGGTGGGGGGGACTTGCCCAAGACGGGTCTCCTGATGACTCTCCTGGCCGTGATCTTCATGAAGGGGAACCGTGCCACTGAGGAGGAGGTCTGGGAGTTCCTCAATGCCTTGGGGGTATTTGCTGGGAGGAAGCACTTAATCTTTGGGGAGCCCCATCAGCTTCTCACCATAGATTTGGTGCAGGAAAAGTACCTGGAGTACCGGCAGGTGCCCCGCAGCGATCCTCCATGCTATGAATTCCTGTGGGGTTCCAGGGCCCATGCCGAAACCACCAAGATGAAAGTCCTGGAGATTTTGGCCAAGATCAATGATACGGTCCCTAGTTCCTTCCCTGTCCTGTATGAAGAGGCTTTGAGGGATGAGCAGGAGAGGGCTGCAGCCAGAATTCCAGGCAGGGCTAGTGTGACCACCCTGGTCAGGGCTCAGCCCTGGGCCTCAGCCAGCAGACACTCCCACAAGTGAAGTGGAGGTGGATTTCATTGTGGGGTTAAGAGAGCAGTCAACCTTCTAAGTAGTGCAGGGCTGATGAGGGGCTGGAGGGAACAAAAGAcatctttattttcatcttcCATAAGAGAAACTTGTTGGTTTATCATGTTCAAATGTCTTTATAACAAAATTCATTTTGCTTTAGAATTTAAGCATGGCTTGGCTAATACATTTACtgctgtttatttgttttaatgctTCATGTTTTTGTGTTCGTGAAATTATTTGAACAGcgtaaaatattttttgttctttcagaACAGGATAACCTGGCATTGGTATAGGGATTTGCATGGAAATGTGAAAGAATACCAAAATAAAACAGTGGAGATCtcaaaatgcatgaaaaaaagtAACTAATGTTTAGTCTGTCTTATTCATTTtactctgtttttaaaattaaaagatactTACCTGGTTTTGCTTAGTTTATTCAAGGACGTATGagaaattaaattataataaaatacacCTCTTGCTCACTCTCTTTTTTTCCACACATAATTTGAAGATCTGTTCCTGCTATTACAATAAAAAACAGTAAGAATGAGATGGTAATAAGAAGCCTGAAATTTTAGTCTTGATGTAGAAATCATATAGAAAATGTTAAGATACTCTCTAATAcctaaagaaaagtaaaaagaatgggTGAGGACATGGGTGTTCCCGATAAGAGCAGTTAAATGTAAAATCCCTGAAGCAAGGCAGTGGGCTGTGTGGAAGTAAAAGtcactggggggggggcggtaattTTACACTAAATTGGGTGGTGGGCTAGCGGAGGCTATAGGAGTGGGGAACAGGGGCCAGATCCTCAGACGGTGCGCCTCCGAGTTGGATTGGAAAACTGCTCTTGCAAGTTATTTTGGGATTGTGGATGAACCAGAAAGAGACCTCCACCAGGGCCAGGACTGAAGGTGCCCTTTGCTCTTGTCCCAGTGCATGTAAACAAGTGCCCAAACTAGGGATTTTATGCACATTGTCTCCAGGGAGTTTCTCAGAAAATGGGGTGATACTCCTTTGAACTGGGATGCCCAGAAGCCCCTgggtacctctttttttttttcctggcttggGAGAACCAGGATCCACATCATTAAAAGGTCATTTAATTAGCATGTCTTGAGTGGAACTTGGCACACACTAAGAAAGGCCTCAGTTTTGAATGatgatgaaaagaatgaaaatagggGTGGTTTGGATAGAAAGAcagctgggagggagggaagttgTTGATCCTTGAGGCAAACAGGAGGTGAGAGTTGGATTCAGCTGAAGAAGACAACTCCACACCCCATTAAATAACAGATGTACTAATGGAGAAATAGTACTTAGTTTTTCATACTAAGCAGCACTTTGGCTGATATGACTTTCTTTGAACTAAAGTGTAGCATATTGTCTACCATTTTCTGGAAAAATAAATTCTCTGAGGAAAGATTGATGTCACATGGGGAAAAAATAATCATAGTAAATTTGGCATATTTAAGAGACCCAATATTTGCCAGTCATCTTGCCAAATGCTTTATATACAGTACGTATTTTCTAAAAGTCCTATAAGATAGGGCTTATCCAATTATCTTTACAGATAAAGACCTTGCTACTATCTCAAATTCACATGGCTGGTCAGTGTCAGAGCTCAGGTAGACCCTTGGTCTGAATTCACCTAGAGCCCACCGCGTTTCATTCCTCCCAGTCAGAGGCTGACCATGCATCTCTTAATTCACATTGATTCTCACTAAAGTGTTtctaaacagatcaaaagaagaCCAAGCAGCCCAAGTCCTAAAAGCAGTCCTAAGGAAGGACTGTTGATATGAGGGAAAGCACAATTCAAGAGTtgatgatatgaatagggcgtaagagtatcactgtggaagggaaaaggttttctggtggatgtgtgggagtgctgtatattatatatatacattgctgtggtctaggactcctgtgaagaaaagctgaataattaggggggggggggaaaaaaaaaaaaagaaaaaaataggatgtggaattttttcaagtcaacattctttatctaagttctttatctaactttatccaagttctttatctatcctttaaactcatcgctatatgccattccctagtaagggaccatgacattatattgggcttcaaatttcggggagttctggatcacagagtgtttcaacaatggcaatggagggatactggtatgggataccaatgacaggtgatatatgactgacagggagctgtacagaacatatgtccagggtgcatggtaatgtttggatatactcatagtggcaacaattaaaaaccacagtagggggggtactgggttcctggccagtggtgctctgtcgtggtccctaggggagcagcgacagtctcccaggtacagtggtggggaccgggagggagtgagggttcaacagtgagcccctgatactaatgactatgcttgtgagctgataaacccaaaataataacaaggcctagagcaactttgtgcctgggaatttccttctgtcagccttcatgttactcaaatgtggccagtctcgaagccaaactcagcatgtaaatgcaatgccttccccccagcgtgggacatgacacccggggatgagcctccctggcaacgagggaccactatcaactaccaactgatgatgcaactggaaaatgaccttatacggaaggttcaatgcggatcagcagaatatccatgtctacataaaataccatgactttaaaatgctgtttgacctaaagtaagggggaaatggaaaggagaaatgagtttatatggctacgagtttctaaaaaagagtctggaggctggcagaaggtttgccctcatgcacaactgagcagagtcagagagacagataaagcagatacaacccccagatattggttcctttgagggctaaagagacccatgggagttatggtcatggccgatggggttaactaccagggcagatggcccctctttgcaaatggtgtttatgtgtgatgaatctggactcagatgggatctcccttcataagactttcatgctaatgtgctggaggtgcagttaatgttggggtttaagatatatttaggggatttgaatctctggactgacaatgtgatagccagatcctgagcctcaacagactccagcacctacaatctgatttattggacttaccacactcagctaagatggaggtgaagaaggacaaccaccacaccatggagcctagagtgattacaactgaaaatgggaggattgcatccagcatccaggtggaatctgagcctcctcttgacataaaggtgcaatggacacaaccaatccagtgtccacatagaagaggtggcattggattgggaaaagtggacataatggacaaagggtatggggaaaggcaggaagagatgagaggtggaggcgtcttcgggacatggagctgccctggatggtgcttcagaggtaatcaccggacattgtaaatcctcacagggcctacatgatggaatagaggagagtatgggccatgatgtgaaccaatgtatatgaggtgcagaggtgcccaaagatgtacttaccaaatccaatggatgtgtcatgatgatgggaacgagtgttgttggggggggggagagggggggtgggggggtggggttgaatgggacctcacatatatatttttaatgtaatattattacaaagtcaataaaaaattaaaaaattaaaaaaaaaaaaaaaaaaaaaaagagttgactATGGGCTACACTTAAAAAGGGGCCTGCAGCCCCTAGCCCGAGGGGTCCCTGAGAGCTAACTCTGCCCAGGGGCTGGCATTTCGTCCAGCTCCAGCTCTATCCCACATTCCCACACCTTTCCCCTGCGTCCTCCCCAGGGGTCCCTCCTGTCCAAACTGGATCCCGACCTGCTGACCAGCTCTTCACAGCCTCCTCATCTGAAGGATGTGCCCTGCTCCCAGCAGAACAAAGCCCGTCATCACCCGCCCTCACGCGGACACAAAGCATGCCACCTCCGAGGTGGACATTTCCGTCACCCTGGAAGCCCTTGCAGAACCACAGGCCCTTCCACGTACCAGGTCACTTTGGTCATTGAGATCTAGACCACTGGGTGACTCCACTGCActctccaaatgttttccaaATGGGCTGATAGAGTTTGCGCTAGCACAGAATCAACTAGTTTAGGGATATAACCCTGTAGCTAGAGAGTGGGTGTGGAAACCACCCTGGTATTTGCAGTAGCACTTGAATGGTGTGCCTTTTTCTAGACAGGCTGCTGAACACATAAGACCGAGTGGGCTCACCTAGGCACTCAGTAAGCAAAACCTCCCTCGTAAGCTGTAGATGATGGAAGACCACAAAAATCACTGTGTAGCAAACACTGACTGAGGCTGAGTTTGTGAAAACACTAAGTCCTTCTAGGAGGGGGaaaaactgactttttaaaatctcagttCTGGCTCCTGAGGAAAATCCTCAAATTTTTGTGCCTACCAGAACTGGAAAAAGAGTTTGGTATGCTCAGTCATGTTGAGGGTGGCAGGGAATCACAAGTTAATATACTGTCCATGTCCCAAAAGGAAGGAGACCATTCTCATTCTATTGTCACAACTAAAAGTTAGTAGAAAGGTCAATGCAGAAGGGGACAATTGAGTGAAGACGATGAGCCTTCCCTGCTGAGGGTTTAGGgtattattttgaaattagatGTGATCCTGTATTAGGAAGTATTTGTGACATGACTTTGAGAATTGCAAGGCAAATTTAGCCTCCTCAGAAACTCCACCAGGAAATAAAGAGGGTCGTTTCCACCACAAGTTCTAATACATGCTCACTATTGGGCACCTGCTATGAAACAGTGATGATAGAGATGACAAGGGCTCATCCATATCTTGTCTTCCCCCATGGAGACACTGTGTGGCCAGCCACTTGTCATTAGGAAGGGCCATGTGATTACTTTTGGCACTGAAATAGGAGCAAAAGTAATATTTGGCATTTACAGGCCAAGGCATTTGAGAGCCAGTATGTCACCCCCACACTTTCTGTCTATTTAGAGACCCCTTGTTGAGATGTGGAACCACATGATAGAAGCAGCCCAGGTCCCTGGGTCACCTGTGGCTGACAGCACCTGCACCCCAGTGAATTTCAGgtgcaagagaaataaatttttgctGAGCTAAGTTCTTCAGCTTTCAGGTTTTGTCTGATGTATCAGCTGGCAGTTACTTTATCTGACCAATACACAGCTACTGTTCCAGTTGTCagcttatttaaatattttgatttcaAAGATAGTGGTGGATATATTCTTgtagcaagaacttctaacaaTATTGAAAAATCACAATTGCCCCCTTTATAGTGTTGCTAGTAAATTTGACACCCTCCTCAGTGGTGAACACAGTTAGCATCTGGTAGATATTATTTTaaagctgattttttttcatactttGATACAGTAAGAGAAAAATACGTTGTAATTTTTCAGCATGTATGGTGTTAGGGAAATTACAGACACCTGTTAAGCAGCCATCACCCAATCCTCAcctacccccacctccttctTTGGGGAAGTCACAAACACATGCTAAGCGGCCATCTTCAGGTCTTCCACTACCCACACCTTTTCTACTGCATGCTCTTCCCCAGACTGGGGTAGAGGTTAAGTCTAATGCCAAGGACCAGCCAGACTTCAAACCAGGAATCCTGGAACAAGAAACCCCAGATGCTCATCAGAACAGGATTCCCCCCAGGTCAATAAAAACCACACTCAACAGCCTAGGTTGGTCTGTCTTCTCAGGGGTGAAGTGGGGTATGTGGAGCTGCCATCTCTCTAGCCCGGATCTGCCCCAGAACCAGGGCAGTGTTTGACTATCCCGGGAGACCAGCTGCTAAGTGACAAGGAGAATTGCCTTTTCTGGACTCTTCGTTCTATACAATAAAGAGAACATTTACAGAAAGTTTCTATGGTGCCCTGAAAACTCACTCCCAATATGGGTtcacctttcttttcttctatccAAAATAGTgtatatttttatcttattcattGTAGTTTGCAcctcttgaaatttcttttggatttttttttcctcatcatgGCACTAACATGGTTAATCTTTCCTCTTGTTTCTTGAAGATATGGAATATAGTTGTAATAACTCTTTAGATGCCCTTGTCTACTCATTCTATTGTCTGCATCATTTCTAGATCAGTTTTGGTCAATTAATCATTCGACTTATATTTTCTTGCTCCTCTGCAGGACTGATCATTTTTTATTGGATTTCCCAGTTCACACTTTCTCAGCATCCTTGTGCTGGATACTCTTTTTCAGTGCATACATACTCTCGAGTTTGGTTCTGGGACTCAGATATAAGCTTTGCTGGGTGTGACGACAATAGCGTAGGTCTAGTATAACTCTGAGTACTCTCCCTGATGCAATGGGAACGGTACGACTTTCCACTCTGACTGGTGGGAGCAGGAAGTATTTTCAGCCCTGTGTGGACTCTGAAGTTCCCTGTACAGCTGCCTACTCCCTGGTACTTTGTACTGCGAACTCCAGCCGCCTTGTCCTTCTTAGACCTTCAGCTCTATCATCCTAACCCAAGCGGTCCATCAGGTTTCACTTGAGTTCCCCTCCCTGGGATTGACTGAGCTCAAGGCAGCCAGCTAGGGCAATTATAGGCTCAGCTCATTTGCTCTCCATTTCTCTGGGAGCACTGTCTTTTTTGCCTGATGTCCAACATAGTGAAAATAttgtcatatatattttatgattttgtcTGGATTTTCAGTTAGTTCAGGCATGTGATTAAATTTGGTCCCTCTGCCAGAAGTAGTATAATCCAAATTTAGAATCTAAATTATTATGGCAGACACATGTCCTAATAGTGCAATCCAACTGGCATTTCAAATATGTTTTACTTAAAGCTAGGACTGAAAGACTTTGggacacacacatatgtatgtatatagacTGAGGAGAATATAAACTTGTACAGTAAGATGTCAACAATGATCCTCTCTTGCTGGTGGAAATTTATGTGATTTACTTATCCTATTTATGCTATCAATGTTTTATGACACTTCTGAAACACATATgcattagaaaataataaatattcaaaatgctATTTAGAGaccaaaaataaacacacatcctttcagtgt
Encoded here:
- the LOC101420269 gene encoding melanoma-associated antigen B1-like, with product MPRGQKSKLRAREKRRQAHGETPGLQAAQAPAAEEEASTPPSSPPSGGTPQSSPAAGRPPSPTTPPSSPPSGGTPQSSPAAGRPQGPHRSPSPTTPTKAFASLRVDDGARCPEETHPGPSQAAGPMESYRRDPLTRKANMLVDFLTEKFKTNEPISKAAMLKIVNRKYKDQFPEILRRVCERMELVFGLELKEVDPSGQSYSLVSKLDLTTEGSLGGGGDLPKTGLLMTLLAVIFMKGNRATEEEVWEFLNALGVFAGRKHLIFGEPHQLLTIDLVQEKYLEYRQVPRSDPPCYEFLWGSRAHAETTKMKVLEILAKINDTVPSSFPVLYEEALRDEQERAAARIPGRASVTTLVRAQPWASASRHSHK